Part of the Microbacterium immunditiarum genome is shown below.
GCGGACGACACGGGCACGGGCATCCTCCACGTCGACATGGACGCCTTCTACGCGGCCGTCGCCGTGCTCGACGACCCCTCGCTCGCGGGCAAGCCGATCATCGTCGGCGCCCTCGAAGGGCGCGGCGTCGTGTCGAGTGCGTCGTACGAGGCGAGGCGCTACGGCGTGCGATCGGCGATGCCGGTCCGTCAGGCGCTGAATCTCTGCCCGACCGCGGTCGTGGTGCATCCGGCCTTCGAGCGGTTCCTCGAGGAGTCGGAGAAGGTCATGAAGATCTTCCACGACTTCACGCCGATCGTCGAGCCGCTCTCGATCGACGAGGCGTTCCTCGATGTGCGCGGCGCGCGAAGGCTGTGGGGGAGTCCAGGACAGATCGCACGCATGGTGCGCTCGCGGGTGCGTGACGAGACGGGGCTCGCATGCTCGGTCGGGGTCGCGGCGACGAAGCACGTCGCGAAGATGGCGTCGACTCTCGCGAAGCCGGATGGAATGCTCATCGTGGCCGAGGCCGACTCGCAGGACTTCCTGCACAGGCAGCCGGTCCGCGCGCTGTGGGGCATCGGACCGAAGGCGGGCGAAGCGCTCGCGAGTCGCGGCATCCGTACGGTGGCCGACGTGCTCGACAGTCCCCGCCCGGTCCTCGAGCGGGCGTTGGGGCACGCGATGGCGGATCGGGTCTGGCACCTCGCGCGGGGTGTCGACCCGAGGGGTGTGGAGACGGAGCGCGTCGAGAAGAGCGTCGGACACGAAGAGACGTTCCACACCGATATCAGCGACACCGCTGTGCTCAGAAGCGAGCTGCGCCGCCTCTCGGATCGGGTCGGCCGCCGCTTGCGCAGGAACGGCTGGGAAGCCTCGACGATCTCGATCAAGGTGCGGTTCGCCGACTTCACGACGATCACCCGGTCGCACACGCTGCCCGAGTCGACGTCGGTCGGTCAGCGCATCGGCGACGCCGCCCTCGAGCTCTTCGACGCCGTCGATCGCATCATGGCGATCCGGCTGGTCGGGGTGCGGGCCGAGAAGCTGCGACACGCGAGCTCGACCGCTCTGGGACTGTGGGACGACGACGAGGACTGGCGCCGCGTCGAAGGGGCTCTCGACGGCGCGACGGCGAAGTTCGGCCGCGGGGCCATCACGCGCGCGAACCTGCTCGATCGCGCCCGCGGGGGCGCGGGGCTGCCGTCCCACCACAACCCCGGCACGCTCGAGGTCGAGTGACACGACGCGCTCGGCCGGTGGCATCGAACCCCTCGTCACGCACCGCCCCCGACCGGTACCGTGGGGACATGCCCAACATCGCACTCGAGCTCGGCAAGCAGTCCGCGTCGTTCGGCGTGAAGAGCGCCTACGGCGAGGAGCTGGAGGTCGACGGCGTCCGGATCATCCCCGTCGCACTCACGTGGTCGGGCTTCGGTGGAGGCTCCGACGAAGCCGGCAACGGTGGAGGGGGCGGCGGTGGCTGGGCGATCCCCGTAGGCGCCTACATCCGCAAGGGCGACGACCTGCGCTTCGAGCCGAACCTCGTCTCGCTCGTCGCGGTGGCGATCCCGTTCGTGTGGGTCGCCGGACGCGCCCTCAGCCGTGTCATCCGCACCCTCAAGAAGTAAGCCGGATCCTGTCGCCGCCGCGCTTGACGCGGCCGCGACAGCCGTGCTCGGCGCGATCGTCTCGCTCGCCGCCGCGAACCCCGTCGTCCTCATCGACGGGCGAAGCGGCGCCGGCAAGACGAGCCTCGCGGGAACGCTCGTGCGCCGCTGGCCGCTGCGCGGACGCGTCCAGTCGATGGCTCTCGACTCCGTGTACCCCGGCTGGGACGGACTCGATGCGGGCGTGCGCGCCGCGACCGACCTCGTGCTCGTCCCGCACGCGCGTGGGCTGGTCGGCGTGTGGCAGCGGTGGGACTGGAACGACGAGTCGTGGGCCGAAGCGCACGCCGTCGACCCGTCGCTGCCGCTCATCGTCGAGGGCGTCGGGCTGCTGAACGGCGAGACCGCCCGGCTCGCCGACATCCGCGTGTGGCTCGAATCGCCCGCCGCATCACGTCGTGGGCGAGCGCTCGGCCGCGACGGCGACGCGTACCGGCCGCATTGGGACAGATGGGCGCGCCAGGAGGACGTTCACGTCACGCGCGACGAGCCCCATCGCCACGCGACACACGTCTTCGCGATCCCATAGCCGGTCCCACGGCAGGGGAGCAGAGACGTTCAGTCGCCCGAGACCGCCCGGACGAGTCCGTCCAGACGGTAGCCGAGCCAGTCGTACACGCCGAACCGAGGATCGTCGTCGTCGTGGTCGTCTTCGGTCTGGATGCCGAGCCGCGACGCGAGCACGAGCCGGATCGCCGCGAGCGCACGCAGCCACGCGTTCACCGCCTCGGGATCGAGCGCGATCGTGACGGTGTCGGTGAGGTCGCCGGCGTCGTCGACGAGGTCGCCGTCCTCGCCGTCCTCCCTCGGGTGCGGCTCGTCGGTCGCCGGACGCAGCGACTCGAGCACGGCGGCGGCATCGCTGCGTCGCCGCGAGAGCAGGTCGGCTTCTGTCACCGAGCGGAACTCGCGCGAGGCATCCGGATCCTCCGCGTACGCGTCGGGGACCAGACGCGCGACCGCCGGGTCGTCGGCGGCCTGCTCAGTCGAATCGAGCAGCTCGTCGAATTGCGTGACGAGCCCCGCGAGGTGGAGCGCCTCGAGGCGCGTGAGCTCGAGGACCACGATTCGGTCGGGGGTCATTCCGGGGCCTTCCTGATCGTGGCCCACAGGCCGTAGTCGTGCATCGCCTGCGCGTGCAGCTCCATCTGCTCGCGCGGCCCTTCCGCGACGACCGCGTGGCCCTCGTGGTGAACCGCGAGCATCAGCCGCTCGGCCTTCGCGCGCGAGAAGCCGAAGTATTCGCGGAACACGTGCACGACGTAGCTCATGAGGTTCACGGGGTCGTTCCACACCACCGTCTGCCACGGCCGGTCGGGCGTCGAGGCGATGTCGAGGTCGACGTCGCGATCGAGGTCGGGCAGCGAGAGGGTCGACGACGACATCACGCCCACCCCAGTTCATGCAGTCGCTCGTCGTCGATGCCGTAGAAGTGCGCGATCTCGTGGACGAGGGTCGTGTGGATCTCGTCGCGCAGCTCGTCTTCGTCTTCGCACGCGTGGAGGTGCGGCTCGCGGTACACGATGATGCGGTCGGGAAGCTCGCCGAGCCCGTACCGCCCGCGCTCGGTCAGCGCGAGCCCGTCGTAGAGGCCGAAGAGGTCGAGGCTGCCGTCCTCGGGACGGTCCTCGACCACGAAGACGACGTTGTCGAGCCCCTCGACCATGTCGTCGGGGAGTCGGTCGAGTTCGTCGACGACGAGTCGCTCGAACGCTGCGGCGTCCATCTCGATCATGCAGAACCGCCCGTGAGGTGGAACGGCCCCTTCTTGGGGTGAGTAACGGGACTTGAACCCGCGACCCCCTGGACCACAACCAGGTGCTCTACCAACTGAGCTATACCCACCATGTCTCCCGCGCGAGCGGGCAACCAGACAATTCTGTCATATTCCCGAGGCATACGATGACACGACGGATGCCGCGGCCGCCCGCGCCCCGTCGCTCGTCGGCCCCGGCTCGGGCACGAACACGGCCTGTCGGTAGTAGGCCAGTTCGCGGATGGACTCGCGGATGTCGGCGAGCGCCCGGTGGCCGCCGTCTTTCGCCGGTGCGTGGATGTACGCGCGCGGGTACCAGCGCCGCGACAGCTCTTTGATGCTCGAGACGTCGACGTTGCGGTAATGCAGCCAGCGGTCGACGCGCGGCATGTACTTCGCGAGGAACATGCGGTCGGTGCCGATGGTGTTGCCGGCGAGCGGCGCCTTGCCGGGCTGAGGGGCGAACCGCTGAATGTACTCGAGCGACTCGAACTCGGCCTCGGCGACGCTGACGCCGTGGGGGATCTCGGCCATCAACCCGGATGCGGTGTGCATCTGGGTGACAAACTCGTTCATGTTGGCGAGCGCGGTGTCGTCGGGCTTGATGACGATCTGGAAGCCGGGATCGAGGGGGCGCAGGTCGAAGTCGGTGACCACGATCGCGATCTCGACGAGCTCGTCGACTTCGAGATCGAGGCCCGTCATCTCGCAGTCGATCCACACGAGCCGATCGTTGTCGGAAGCCCCCACCATGCGGACCATCCTAGTGAGGACAGCGGACGCGGCCCGTTGGGCGGGTACTCGCGACGCGCCGAGACGGATGCTGCGCGTGTTGTCCCCCCGGGGCGATTCGAACGCCCGACCGGCGGATTAGAAGGCCGCTGCTCTATCCACTGAGCTACAGGGGGTCCCTTCCAGGCTACCGGTCCCGGCGGGGGAGAACCGAAGCGCGGCGCGCCCCTTCCCCCTTGCGATGGGCCAGCGTAGCGTCGGAGGTGTCGGAAGGAGTTCGCATGAGCACGACCGAAACACCGCGCGCGCTCTGGGTCGCCTACGGCGAATCCGGGGTCGTCGGCAGCATCAAGAAGGACGAGAGCGGCTACACCGTCACGATGGCCGGAGCCGACTCGGCTTCGGGAACGTACCCGTCGATGGAGGTCGCCAAGAACGCCCTGCACGCCCGGATGACACCGGGCAGCGCGTGGCCGGAGTTCCGCGAGCACTGACGCACAGCACTCACGTGCGGTCGTCCGCGAGGGCGGCCGCACGTCGCGTGCGGTGCGAAGAGCCCCCGCGCCCGGGACGTGCGTCGAGCAGCGGCAGCGCGAGGTGCACGAGCGGCCCGATCAGCAGGGCGTAGAGCACGGTGCCGACGCCGACGGTGCCACCGAGAAGCCACCCTGCGCCCAGCACGGTGAGCTCCACGGCCGCGCGGCACACCCAGATCGGCCAGCCGAGCCTCGAGTGCATTCCCGTCATGAGCCCGTCCCGCGGACCCGGACCGAAGCCGGCGCCGATGTAGAGGCCGGACGCGATCGCGACGATGACGACACCGCCGAGGAGTGCGGCGAGCTGAGCGAAGAGTCCCGAGATCGGCGGGATGACCGCCAGGGTCGCCTGCATGCTCGTTCCGACCAGCAGGATGTTGAGGATCGTGCCGATGCCCGGCCTCTGCCGAAGCGGGATCCACAGCAGGAGGATGAGCAGGCCGAGGATGTTCGTCACCCAGCCGATGCCGACACTCGTGTGGATCGACACGCCCTGCGCGAAGACCGTCCACGGATCGACGCCGAGCCCCGCCTGAATCGCGAGGGCGCCGCCTGCGCCGTAGAGGAACAGGCCGACGAAGAGCTGGATCACGCGCCTAGTCACTGGGCTATCCAATCCCAAGATTGGCCTGTCGCGTACAGGCCAATTCAGATAACGTGGCCCCGTGGACTCCCGAGTATCCGCTCGCGCACTCACTGCCGCCCTGGGCGGGTGGCGCACGCGCGAGCCCGCGTATGAAGCGCTGGCCGACGGCATCCGTCTTCTCTGTCTCGACAATCGTCTCGCACCGCGCACGGCCCTCCCGGCAGAGCGAGAGCTCGCCGCGGCGCTGCGCGTGAGCCGCAGCACGGTCACGGCCGCCTACCGGAGCCTGCGCGACACGGGGCACATCGCGAGCGTGCGGGGTTCGGGGAGCGTGACGCTCCCGTTGCGCCGGCACGACCCCGGGCGCGCCGGCGCAGGCGAAGGGATGCTCGACCTGCAGCAGGCGAGTCCGCAAGCGTGGCCCGGGCTGGCCGGCGTGATGGCGGAGGTCGCGGCGACGTCGGCGGCACTCGTCTCGAGGATCGGGTACGACGTGTACGGCCGTCGAGAGCTTCGGCAGGCCATCGCCGACCACTACAGCGCGCGGGGTCTTCCCACGACGTCGAGCCAGATCCTCGTGACCACCGGCGCGCAGAGCGCGATCCACCTCGTCGGGGCGGTGCTGCTCGCGCGCGGCGATCGTGTGGTGATCGAGACGCCGACGTACCCGCACGCGGCCGACGCGCTCCGCCGGGCGGGAGGCCGCTTGGTCGGCGTTCCCGTGACGACCGACGACGGGTGGGATCTCGAGCGCGCCGAGCAGGCGTTCGCACGCACGCTGCCCATCGCCGCGTACCTCATGCCGGCGTTCCAGAATCCCACGGGTCGATCGATGTCGGAGCACGAGGTGGAGCGCATCAGGGCCGCGGCAGAGCGCTCCGGCAGCGTTCTGATCCTCGATGAGACGACCGCCGATCTGGTGATCGATCCCGGCGAGAGTGATGACGCGTTCATGCGCGTGTTCGCGGCTGCGGATGAGGAGTCCGTCGTGCGGATCGGCTCGTTCGGGAAGACGGTGTGGGGCGGACTCCGCGTCGGCTGGGTCCGCGCCGACGTCGACCTCGTGCGGCGGCTGGTCGCCGCACGGCCAGCTCACGACCTCGGCACGCCCGAGTTCGAGCAGGCCGTCGCGACCGAGCTGCTCAGGCGGTTCCCCGAGGTCGTGGCGCAGCGCTCGGACCTGCTCCGCGCGGGACGAGACGCGGCGGTCGCGGCGCTCGCGCGCGAGCTCCCGGAGTGGCGGGTGCCCGATGTCAACGGCGGAGTGTCGCTGTGGGTCGAGATGGGCGCGCCCCTCAGCGCCGCGCTCGTCATGGACGTGCGCTCGCGCGGACTGCTGCTGTCGGCCGGCCCTCGGTTCTCGGTGGACGGCGGTCACGACCGGCACCTGCGAGTGCCGTTCACGGCACCCCCCGACGAGATCGACCGCGCGATCGGGATCCTCGCCGTCGGCTGGGCGCACGTGCGCGAGAGCGCGCCGGTCGCGTACACCCAGGGGCTCGACGCCGTCGTGTGACCGCTCTCGGCGTCACCGTGCGAACCGCAGGCAGTCCACCGCGTCGCCGGGGGACCAGAAGTCGCCGAGGTCGCGCAGGTCGCGGCTCACGCGGTGGAAGCGCCGCGCGCGCCACGCGATCCCCTCGGTCTTGAGCACGGCCTGGAGATGACCGATCGCCCTGCCGGAATGGTCGAGAACGCGCCAGAGGGCCGGACCGGCCGGAACGAGTCGGATGCCGGTCACAGCGATCGTCGGTGCGACGCGGGGGAGTCGCTCCGGATGCCGACGGGCGGGGGCGGTGGGGATCGTGGCTGTCATGGTTCGTCTCCTCTCACTATCGAACATATATGCGACCTCGGACATTTCGGCGCCCGGCGGGTGCCACGGCTCCTCCCCAGGTGAGATCGGAGTTCGCGGCTTCCACGGGTGGGGCGGGGGGTCGCCTCGTGCGGACACGCGATCGTCATGCTGTTCGGACGTCGGTGCCCGTCGGGCACGCGGGCACCGACGCAGCCGAGGGCTCGCCTCGGTCATCGAGAGGAGAAACCATGTCTGAGACCATCACCGTCACCGGGATCGTCGCGACTCCGCCCGAGCTCCGCCGCAGCTCGGCCGGGGTCCCGATCGCGAGCTTCCGCCTCGCCGCCGGGCAGCGGCGCTACGATCGCGCGACGAACACGTGGGTCGACAACGGCACGAACTGGTACAGCGTGTCCGCGTTCCGCGCGCTCGCCGAGAACAGCATCGCGTCGCTCAGGAAGAACGATCGAGTGGTCGTGACCGGCAAGCTGCGCGTGCGCGACTGGGACAACGGGGTCAAGCGCGGCACGGACGTCGACGTCGATGCCGACGCCATCGGGCACGACCTCCGGTGGGGCGTCTCGCGGTTCGCCCGCCCCGAAGCGCCTGCGGCGCCGAACTCGAATCCGGAGGACGCGTGGGCGCCCGACGAAAGCGGCGGGGCCGGTGCCGAGGGTGAGACCGCGGATGCCGCACCCGACGCGCTCGAAACGAACGCGCCGGCCGGGGGAGAGGCGTGGGGGACGCCGGATGACCCGGTGCTCGCCGACGGCGAAGCGGCACCGGCGTCGGAGAGCGCGATGGCGGTTGACGTGCCCTTCTGAGCCTCGCGGGCATGGGGTGGCGTCGGCCATAGACTCATCGGGTGTCCAGCCGGCTCGTCACCCGCACTCGCCGCGCCGGCGCCGCCCCGTCGGGGGTGGGCGCTCGTCGGCCGCTGGCGATCGTGCTCGCACTCGCGCTCAGCGCTCTCCTCAGCGCGTGCACGCAGCCGTCTTCGGAGCCGACGACCACCTCCACCGCTGGGCCGAGCACACCGGCCGCGTCGCCGACGCCAACGCCGACGCCGACCCAACCGGTCCTCGTGCCCGATGGGACCGCGGAAGAGAACCTGCCGCTGTTCGCGCAGGTCGTCGAGACCGTGTGGGCGTCGCCCGGCCGGGTGTCCGGTCGCGCCTACATCGACGCCCTCGTGGCGGCGGGCTTCGACAAGGCCGCGATGCAGGTGACGAACGACCAGACGACGATCGGCGATCCGGCCGAGAGCATCCAATTCTCGGTGCTGTGGGACGATGAGTGTCTCATCGGGCAGGTCGGCCCGGCCACGGGAGAGCCGGTCGCGGTCATCGTGCCCGCTCTCGCGGAGGGCGGATGCCTCATCGGCAACACCCGCCCGATCGACTGGTGATACCCGGCGGCCCGGGCCGCGCGACCCGCTCGAGCGGAATACGGCCCCGCGTCGATCACGTTGATCTTCATAGAGTGCGCCAGCGCGCCCGTCCGCGCTGTTCACGCGCGTGCGG
Proteins encoded:
- the dinB gene encoding DNA polymerase IV; the protein is MGRGDGTGRVVSPEDADDTGTGILHVDMDAFYAAVAVLDDPSLAGKPIIVGALEGRGVVSSASYEARRYGVRSAMPVRQALNLCPTAVVVHPAFERFLEESEKVMKIFHDFTPIVEPLSIDEAFLDVRGARRLWGSPGQIARMVRSRVRDETGLACSVGVAATKHVAKMASTLAKPDGMLIVAEADSQDFLHRQPVRALWGIGPKAGEALASRGIRTVADVLDSPRPVLERALGHAMADRVWHLARGVDPRGVETERVEKSVGHEETFHTDISDTAVLRSELRRLSDRVGRRLRRNGWEASTISIKVRFADFTTITRSHTLPESTSVGQRIGDAALELFDAVDRIMAIRLVGVRAEKLRHASSTALGLWDDDEDWRRVEGALDGATAKFGRGAITRANLLDRARGGAGLPSHHNPGTLEVE
- a CDS encoding DUF2017 family protein, with the translated sequence MTPDRIVVLELTRLEALHLAGLVTQFDELLDSTEQAADDPAVARLVPDAYAEDPDASREFRSVTEADLLSRRRSDAAAVLESLRPATDEPHPREDGEDGDLVDDAGDLTDTVTIALDPEAVNAWLRALAAIRLVLASRLGIQTEDDHDDDDPRFGVYDWLGYRLDGLVRAVSGD
- the clpS gene encoding ATP-dependent Clp protease adapter ClpS, producing the protein MSSSTLSLPDLDRDVDLDIASTPDRPWQTVVWNDPVNLMSYVVHVFREYFGFSRAKAERLMLAVHHEGHAVVAEGPREQMELHAQAMHDYGLWATIRKAPE
- a CDS encoding metallopeptidase family protein gives rise to the protein MIEMDAAAFERLVVDELDRLPDDMVEGLDNVVFVVEDRPEDGSLDLFGLYDGLALTERGRYGLGELPDRIIVYREPHLHACEDEDELRDEIHTTLVHEIAHFYGIDDERLHELGWA
- the orn gene encoding oligoribonuclease; protein product: MVGASDNDRLVWIDCEMTGLDLEVDELVEIAIVVTDFDLRPLDPGFQIVIKPDDTALANMNEFVTQMHTASGLMAEIPHGVSVAEAEFESLEYIQRFAPQPGKAPLAGNTIGTDRMFLAKYMPRVDRWLHYRNVDVSSIKELSRRWYPRAYIHAPAKDGGHRALADIRESIRELAYYRQAVFVPEPGPTSDGARAAAASVVSSYASGI
- a CDS encoding methyltransferase, which codes for MSTTETPRALWVAYGESGVVGSIKKDESGYTVTMAGADSASGTYPSMEVAKNALHARMTPGSAWPEFREH
- a CDS encoding aminotransferase class I/II-fold pyridoxal phosphate-dependent enzyme codes for the protein MDSRVSARALTAALGGWRTREPAYEALADGIRLLCLDNRLAPRTALPAERELAAALRVSRSTVTAAYRSLRDTGHIASVRGSGSVTLPLRRHDPGRAGAGEGMLDLQQASPQAWPGLAGVMAEVAATSAALVSRIGYDVYGRRELRQAIADHYSARGLPTTSSQILVTTGAQSAIHLVGAVLLARGDRVVIETPTYPHAADALRRAGGRLVGVPVTTDDGWDLERAEQAFARTLPIAAYLMPAFQNPTGRSMSEHEVERIRAAAERSGSVLILDETTADLVIDPGESDDAFMRVFAAADEESVVRIGSFGKTVWGGLRVGWVRADVDLVRRLVAARPAHDLGTPEFEQAVATELLRRFPEVVAQRSDLLRAGRDAAVAALARELPEWRVPDVNGGVSLWVEMGAPLSAALVMDVRSRGLLLSAGPRFSVDGGHDRHLRVPFTAPPDEIDRAIGILAVGWAHVRESAPVAYTQGLDAVV
- a CDS encoding single-stranded DNA-binding protein; protein product: MSETITVTGIVATPPELRRSSAGVPIASFRLAAGQRRYDRATNTWVDNGTNWYSVSAFRALAENSIASLRKNDRVVVTGKLRVRDWDNGVKRGTDVDVDADAIGHDLRWGVSRFARPEAPAAPNSNPEDAWAPDESGGAGAEGETADAAPDALETNAPAGGEAWGTPDDPVLADGEAAPASESAMAVDVPF
- a CDS encoding DUF6993 domain-containing protein, with translation MSSRLVTRTRRAGAAPSGVGARRPLAIVLALALSALLSACTQPSSEPTTTSTAGPSTPAASPTPTPTPTQPVLVPDGTAEENLPLFAQVVETVWASPGRVSGRAYIDALVAAGFDKAAMQVTNDQTTIGDPAESIQFSVLWDDECLIGQVGPATGEPVAVIVPALAEGGCLIGNTRPIDW